In a single window of the Paenibacillus sp. MMS20-IR301 genome:
- a CDS encoding aldo/keto reductase, with translation METLLTKVQLRPLGRSDLSVSPLGLGCWQFSRGSGIVGRYWSNLTDDDILEIVRVSLTGGMNWVDTAEIYGGGKSEQALAQVLDRLKQEGSPHAAPLIATKWWPLLRTAGSITATIDERIACLGGREIDLYQIHQPFSLSSIASEMKAMAGLVAAGKIRYVGVSNYSVKQMTEAHRILKTYGLTLVSNQVKYNLLHRSIEQNGTMDAAKELGISIIAYSPLQQGILTGRFHQDPSQIASVSRIRRMQSGLDEGSMNRSRPLIDCLSGLAGKYGVTPGQVALNWLIHYHGDTVVAIPGASKVRHARENIGAMAFRLSREELELLNEVSWSALKK, from the coding sequence ATGGAGACACTTCTGACCAAGGTTCAATTACGGCCGCTGGGCCGGTCGGATTTATCCGTATCACCGCTTGGGCTTGGCTGCTGGCAGTTCAGCCGGGGCAGCGGGATTGTAGGCCGCTACTGGAGCAATCTTACCGATGACGATATTCTGGAAATTGTGCGCGTGAGCCTTACGGGCGGCATGAACTGGGTCGATACGGCAGAAATCTATGGCGGGGGCAAATCTGAGCAGGCATTGGCCCAGGTGCTGGACCGGCTCAAGCAAGAAGGCAGCCCGCATGCCGCCCCGCTCATTGCCACCAAATGGTGGCCGCTGCTGCGGACGGCAGGCTCGATTACAGCTACCATTGATGAACGGATTGCCTGCCTTGGCGGAAGAGAAATTGATTTGTATCAGATCCATCAGCCCTTCTCCTTATCGAGCATTGCCAGTGAAATGAAAGCGATGGCGGGACTGGTTGCCGCAGGCAAAATCCGCTATGTCGGTGTAAGCAATTATTCTGTGAAGCAAATGACAGAAGCTCACCGCATATTGAAAACGTACGGCTTAACGCTGGTTTCCAATCAGGTGAAATACAATCTGCTGCACCGCAGTATCGAGCAGAACGGAACGATGGACGCTGCCAAGGAGCTGGGAATTTCAATTATTGCCTACTCTCCGCTGCAGCAGGGCATTCTGACCGGCCGTTTCCACCAAGACCCTTCACAGATTGCTTCAGTGTCACGGATCCGGCGGATGCAGTCGGGTCTGGACGAAGGCAGTATGAACCGCAGCAGGCCGCTGATTGACTGCCTGTCCGGGCTGGCCGGGAAGTACGGGGTTACTCCGGGCCAGGTGGCGCTGAACTGGCTGATTCATTATCACGGCGATACCGTAGTCGCCATTCCGGGTGCCTCCAAGGTCCGCCATGCCCGGGAGAATATCGGTGCCATGGCCTTCCGGCTGAGCCGGGAGGAGCTGGAGCTGCTGAATGAGGTTTCCTGGTCAGCGCTGAAAAAGTAG
- a CDS encoding manganese catalase family protein, producing the protein MFKRFDEIAIEIPEVERPDANAAAAVQELLGGKFGEMSTLNNYLFQSFNFRSKKKLKPFYDLVTSITAEELGHVELVSHAVNKCLCGSTSYKDPDQTPLNPFKDARNTYFALAGAQSAMPFDSMGRPWSGEYVFNSGNLILDLLHNFFLECGARTHKMKVYELTDHPAAREVVGYLLVRGGVHVVAYAKALEVATGVDVSKLVPIPSLSNKAFNETRKYESRGVHTKLYTNSDGDFTAIRQIWKGLHPEDGQPLEVIEGSPKGYPIAEAPEVPEEFAPGFSEEDFLNIAARLQAAANIPASEQVH; encoded by the coding sequence ATGTTCAAGCGTTTTGATGAGATTGCCATCGAGATTCCCGAGGTAGAGCGTCCGGATGCCAATGCTGCGGCGGCAGTTCAGGAGCTGCTGGGCGGTAAATTCGGTGAGATGTCGACCCTGAATAACTATCTGTTCCAATCCTTTAATTTCCGCAGCAAAAAAAAGCTCAAGCCCTTCTACGATCTCGTCACGAGCATTACCGCAGAAGAACTGGGCCATGTAGAGCTGGTATCCCATGCCGTCAATAAATGCCTGTGCGGCTCAACCTCCTATAAGGATCCGGATCAGACTCCCCTGAATCCGTTCAAGGATGCCCGCAACACTTATTTCGCCCTTGCCGGCGCCCAGTCGGCAATGCCCTTTGACTCCATGGGCCGGCCCTGGAGCGGGGAATATGTCTTTAACAGCGGAAATCTGATTCTTGATCTGCTGCATAACTTCTTCCTGGAATGCGGCGCCCGCACCCATAAGATGAAGGTATATGAATTGACTGATCACCCCGCTGCACGTGAAGTCGTAGGTTATCTGCTTGTCCGCGGAGGCGTCCATGTCGTGGCTTATGCCAAGGCGCTGGAGGTAGCGACCGGCGTCGATGTCAGCAAGCTGGTGCCGATTCCGTCCCTCAGCAATAAGGCATTTAATGAAACGCGTAAATATGAGTCAAGAGGCGTACACACGAAGCTGTATACTAACAGTGACGGTGACTTTACTGCGATCAGGCAGATCTGGAAAGGCCTTCATCCCGAGGACGGACAGCCGCTGGAAGTCATTGAAGGCTCACCGAAGGGTTATCCGATTGCGGAAGCGCCTGAGGTACCGGAAGAATTCGCCCCGGGCTTCTCGGAGGAGGATTTCCTGAATATCGCCGCCCGTCTGCAGGCTGCCGCCAATATCCCTGCTTCTGAGCAAGTACATTAA
- a CDS encoding sigma-70 family RNA polymerase sigma factor, which translates to MDSNLEELVRRAQGGDSEAFIGLVKGRERQMYSVARSIVRNDEDCSDAMQETVLKAYKAISGLKEASFFGTWIMRILINECNMILRKRERVVIMSEPPEGIHSLSRQETDMDLHNAISGLEEISRTIVTLHYYQGLTLQEIGGLLELPAGAVKTRLHRARKTLYGILTEPAERKMNG; encoded by the coding sequence TTGGACAGCAATCTAGAGGAACTGGTCAGGCGTGCACAGGGAGGAGACAGCGAAGCTTTTATTGGGCTGGTCAAGGGCCGGGAAAGGCAGATGTACAGTGTGGCGCGGTCGATTGTCAGAAACGACGAGGATTGCAGCGATGCCATGCAGGAGACGGTGCTGAAAGCCTACAAAGCGATATCCGGCCTCAAGGAAGCGTCGTTCTTTGGCACCTGGATAATGCGGATTCTGATCAATGAATGCAATATGATTCTGCGGAAGCGGGAGCGGGTGGTGATAATGTCTGAGCCGCCTGAGGGAATACATTCGTTATCCCGGCAGGAGACGGATATGGATCTTCATAATGCCATCAGCGGACTTGAAGAAATCTCCCGGACAATTGTGACGCTTCATTATTACCAGGGGCTGACGCTCCAGGAAATCGGCGGGCTGCTGGAGCTGCCTGCTGGAGCGGTCAAGACCAGGCTGCACAGGGCGAGGAAAACACTCTATGGAATCCTTACAGAACCTGCAGAAAGGAAGATGAACGGATGA
- a CDS encoding tetratricopeptide repeat protein, producing MIKFLGVLLLFQLVGNPFLALIILFAVLYFLDRRYVGIMPSIAKPFRRSRQISKLRTTIAMSPNDVTAKFDLARLLTERKRYSESKELLTAIADRYETSAEYWVELGYANLKLGQLPEGEAQMLKGLDINRRAQYGQPYLRLAETFRHTDQDKALFYVSQFQEIQTSSSEAYYLAGSMYKALGRSEDASRAFAESIAIYRSLPKYKKRQERGWALRSYLAKLR from the coding sequence ATGATTAAATTTTTAGGTGTCCTGCTGCTCTTTCAGCTGGTGGGCAATCCGTTTCTGGCCCTGATTATTCTGTTTGCCGTCCTATATTTCCTGGACCGCCGGTATGTTGGGATTATGCCCAGCATTGCCAAGCCTTTCCGCCGCAGCCGGCAAATATCCAAGCTGCGGACAACGATTGCCATGAGCCCGAATGATGTAACGGCCAAATTCGATCTGGCGCGGCTGCTCACTGAACGCAAACGCTACAGCGAATCCAAGGAACTGCTGACAGCCATTGCTGACCGTTATGAGACCTCCGCTGAATACTGGGTGGAGCTTGGCTATGCCAACCTGAAGCTGGGACAGCTTCCCGAAGGGGAAGCCCAGATGCTTAAGGGCCTTGACATCAACCGCAGGGCTCAATACGGCCAGCCTTATCTCCGCCTGGCTGAAACCTTCCGCCACACGGACCAGGACAAGGCCCTGTTCTATGTGAGCCAGTTCCAGGAGATCCAGACCTCTTCGAGTGAGGCTTACTATCTGGCCGGCTCCATGTATAAAGCGCTGGGCCGCAGTGAGGATGCCTCCCGGGCTTTTGCCGAATCCATTGCCATTTACCGCTCATTACCCAAATACAAGAAACGCCAGGAGCGCGGCTGGGCGCTGCGCAGTTACCTCGCTAAGCTCCGCTGA
- the rpiA gene encoding ribose-5-phosphate isomerase RpiA: MNVKQLAAEKAVEYVQDGMKVGLGTGSTAYWAIRKLGERVSEGLKITAVATSQASEDQARELGIPLVNFSEVDSLDLTIDGADELDGSLQLIKGGGGALLREKIVAMGSTRMIVVADESKAVKTLGQFPLPVEIVPFAWEWTVADLIKLGCEAELRRSGDELYKTDNGNYIADCRFGAIDSAAELALSLQRIPGVVEHGLFIGIADMAVIGKTDGTIEIIEGDSNL, from the coding sequence ATCAATGTAAAGCAGCTGGCAGCGGAAAAAGCAGTTGAGTATGTGCAGGACGGCATGAAGGTTGGACTGGGAACAGGTTCTACAGCTTACTGGGCGATCCGCAAGCTGGGCGAACGGGTTAGCGAAGGTCTGAAGATCACCGCAGTAGCCACTTCCCAGGCTTCGGAGGACCAGGCGCGCGAGCTGGGAATTCCGCTCGTTAACTTCAGCGAGGTAGACAGCCTGGATCTGACGATTGACGGTGCAGATGAGCTGGACGGCTCGCTGCAGCTGATTAAAGGCGGCGGCGGTGCACTGCTGCGCGAGAAGATTGTAGCGATGGGCAGCACCCGGATGATTGTGGTTGCCGATGAGAGCAAGGCCGTTAAGACACTGGGTCAATTCCCGCTGCCGGTTGAGATTGTACCGTTTGCCTGGGAATGGACGGTAGCTGATCTGATTAAGCTTGGCTGTGAAGCAGAGCTTCGCCGCAGCGGCGATGAGCTGTATAAGACAGACAACGGAAACTATATTGCCGATTGCCGTTTTGGTGCAATTGACTCGGCTGCGGAGCTCGCTCTTTCCCTTCAGCGTATTCCGGGAGTGGTCGAGCACGGGCTCTTTATCGGTATAGCAGACATGGCGGTCATCGGGAAGACTGACGGGACGATTGAAATCATAGAGGGTGATAGCAATCTCTAA
- a CDS encoding MMPL family transporter, producing MRTIFKARWAVIVIWLAVAAVLFLSAPAMSDLVREKGQIAVPEGYTSSRAAEIMREVSAAKGGETVHQVALVFNKPEGLQAADTASIRQGVEQLAGEMESLQLSAITDPFTQPELADTLIAKDGKTIMVALSVQGGEEAVKELPAKAEALLGDVTADHYMTSEGLITEDTIASSEAGLKKSEYITVVFILLILFVVFRSLVAPFVPLLTVGISYIVSQSVVAFLVDRFDFPLSTFTQIFMVAVMFGIGTDYCILLISRFKEELAHAEDTTSAIIATYRKAGGTVFYSGLAVFVGFLAIGLSKFMLYRSAVAVAVGIAVMLLALVSIVPFFMAVLGQKLFWPSRGNLEHSESRIWGAAGSFSLKRPWAALLIVAVIVGPFLFTYSGKLSFNNLDEIGSDYASVKGFNIISESFGPGESMPGKIVIKNDDRMDTAEYMGLAEKISRELEKVDGVKAVRSMSRPTGEQINDFLIPVQVATLSDGLDQSNEGLAKIQAGLAEAGEQLKANEPKLAEAASGSRKLTEGTAELKTGIIALGEGLTQIESGIRSGSAGAGEIKAGLAQAAASAKQLAAANTALLEGYEKIGSGLTALNGGLAGVQTQLQSVADALAGLSGSFSGLEASHPDLLQDVNYQTIKGTVAQSATGAAGLAGGLGQISGQLQGAAAGLTEANAGYVKAAAGQSALVKGLDQLVAGIGRLQSGLNQAADGQGQIAGKIPAITSGLDGLQGGQQQLADGFGELSGQLGQLTDGLTQSADGLGQITGGLSSAQDYLKQIQEAKDEELSGFFVPAEALEADGIQQVFDTYLSQDRKVMTLDVVFAENPYSAEAIDSVGAIQAAVDRAVAGTKLENAETAMSGVTSTYNDLQTISNEDYTRTVILMLGGIFIILVVLLRSIVMPLYLIISLLITYFSALGVTEAIFVHLLNYSGITWTTPFFSFVMLIALGVDYSIFLMARFNENKTWDVREAILHAMRNMGTVILSAVVILGGTFASMYPSGVLSMMQIATVVLSGLALYALVFLPFFVPVMVRMFGRANWWPFSGSASASAEEQRGSLDL from the coding sequence TTGAGAACGATATTTAAAGCGAGATGGGCGGTTATCGTGATCTGGCTGGCTGTGGCAGCCGTGCTATTCCTGAGCGCGCCTGCAATGTCTGATCTGGTGCGGGAGAAGGGGCAAATTGCTGTTCCGGAGGGCTATACCTCTTCGCGGGCTGCTGAGATTATGAGAGAGGTGTCTGCCGCGAAGGGCGGAGAGACTGTCCATCAGGTGGCGCTGGTGTTCAACAAGCCGGAGGGTCTGCAGGCCGCAGATACCGCGAGCATCAGGCAGGGGGTTGAGCAGCTGGCCGGGGAGATGGAATCTCTCCAGCTAAGCGCAATAACAGACCCGTTCACGCAGCCGGAGCTGGCAGATACGCTGATTGCCAAAGACGGCAAGACGATCATGGTTGCCCTGTCGGTGCAGGGCGGGGAAGAGGCTGTCAAGGAGCTGCCGGCCAAAGCGGAGGCGCTGCTTGGCGATGTCACTGCGGATCATTATATGACCAGTGAAGGGCTGATTACCGAGGATACGATTGCCAGCTCGGAAGCAGGGCTCAAGAAGTCGGAATATATTACGGTCGTATTTATCCTGCTGATTCTGTTCGTGGTATTCCGCTCGCTGGTGGCGCCGTTTGTGCCGCTGCTGACCGTGGGGATAAGCTACATAGTGTCCCAGTCGGTTGTTGCTTTTCTGGTAGACCGGTTTGACTTCCCGTTGTCGACCTTCACGCAAATCTTCATGGTTGCCGTTATGTTCGGGATCGGGACGGATTATTGCATTCTGCTGATCAGCCGGTTTAAGGAAGAGCTGGCCCATGCAGAGGATACAACAAGCGCAATTATTGCTACTTACCGCAAGGCTGGCGGCACGGTCTTTTATTCCGGGCTGGCGGTATTCGTCGGCTTCCTGGCCATCGGGCTGTCCAAGTTCATGCTCTACCGTTCGGCGGTAGCGGTGGCTGTCGGCATCGCGGTGATGCTGCTGGCACTGGTGAGTATTGTTCCGTTCTTCATGGCAGTACTGGGGCAGAAGCTGTTCTGGCCTTCGCGCGGCAACCTGGAGCATAGCGAGAGCCGGATCTGGGGAGCGGCAGGTTCGTTTTCTTTAAAAAGACCATGGGCTGCGCTGCTGATCGTCGCAGTCATTGTAGGACCGTTCCTGTTCACTTACAGCGGGAAGCTGTCGTTTAACAATCTGGATGAAATCGGCTCGGATTACGCCTCCGTCAAAGGCTTCAACATCATCTCGGAAAGCTTCGGGCCGGGTGAGTCCATGCCGGGCAAGATTGTGATCAAGAACGATGACCGGATGGATACCGCCGAGTATATGGGACTGGCGGAGAAAATCAGCCGGGAGCTGGAAAAGGTGGATGGTGTTAAGGCTGTGCGCAGCATGTCGCGCCCGACCGGGGAGCAAATTAATGATTTCCTGATCCCGGTTCAGGTGGCAACGCTGTCTGACGGTCTGGATCAGAGCAATGAAGGCCTGGCCAAAATTCAGGCCGGGCTGGCTGAAGCGGGTGAGCAGCTTAAGGCGAATGAGCCGAAGCTGGCTGAGGCCGCTTCGGGAAGCAGGAAGCTGACCGAAGGCACGGCAGAGCTGAAGACGGGCATCATTGCGCTGGGCGAGGGCCTGACGCAGATCGAGAGCGGCATCCGCAGCGGCTCAGCCGGAGCCGGAGAGATCAAGGCCGGCCTCGCGCAGGCGGCGGCAAGCGCGAAGCAGCTGGCGGCTGCGAATACAGCGCTGCTCGAAGGCTACGAGAAGATCGGCAGCGGCTTGACGGCGCTTAACGGCGGGCTGGCGGGCGTCCAGACCCAGCTGCAGAGCGTAGCTGATGCCCTGGCGGGGCTAAGCGGCTCCTTCAGCGGACTTGAAGCAAGTCATCCTGATCTGCTGCAGGATGTGAATTACCAGACCATCAAAGGCACGGTAGCGCAGAGCGCGACCGGTGCTGCAGGGCTGGCCGGCGGGCTTGGCCAGATTTCCGGCCAGCTGCAGGGAGCAGCTGCCGGCCTTACCGAGGCTAACGCCGGCTACGTCAAGGCGGCAGCGGGGCAAAGCGCGCTGGTGAAGGGTCTGGATCAGCTTGTGGCCGGAATCGGCCGGCTGCAGTCGGGCCTGAACCAGGCGGCAGACGGTCAGGGCCAGATTGCCGGGAAGATTCCGGCCATCACAAGCGGCCTTGACGGGCTGCAGGGCGGACAGCAGCAGCTGGCGGACGGCTTCGGCGAGCTGAGCGGCCAGCTCGGCCAGCTCACGGACGGACTCACCCAGAGTGCGGACGGCCTGGGGCAGATTACGGGCGGGCTCAGTTCCGCCCAGGATTATCTCAAGCAGATTCAGGAGGCCAAGGATGAAGAGCTGAGCGGGTTCTTTGTACCGGCCGAGGCACTTGAAGCGGACGGGATTCAGCAGGTATTTGACACTTACCTGTCGCAGGACCGGAAGGTAATGACTCTGGATGTTGTGTTTGCCGAGAATCCTTACAGTGCAGAAGCGATTGACAGCGTCGGTGCCATTCAGGCAGCGGTGGACCGGGCAGTAGCCGGGACGAAGCTGGAGAATGCGGAGACCGCCATGAGCGGGGTTACGAGCACTTACAATGATCTGCAGACGATCTCGAATGAGGATTATACACGTACGGTTATTCTGATGCTGGGCGGGATCTTCATCATTCTGGTGGTGCTGCTCCGCTCCATCGTAATGCCGCTGTATCTGATTATTTCACTGCTGATTACCTACTTCTCTGCGCTTGGCGTAACGGAAGCGATCTTCGTGCATCTGCTGAACTATTCCGGTATTACCTGGACGACACCGTTCTTCAGCTTCGTAATGCTGATTGCCCTCGGGGTTGACTACAGCATCTTCCTGATGGCACGGTTCAATGAGAATAAAACCTGGGATGTGCGCGAAGCCATTCTGCATGCCATGCGGAATATGGGCACGGTAATTCTGTCTGCGGTAGTGATTCTGGGCGGAACCTTCGCCTCGATGTACCCTTCCGGGGTGCTGTCGATGATGCAGATTGCTACAGTGGTGCTGTCGGGTCTTGCCCTGTATGCGCTGGTGTTCCTGCCGTTCTTCGTGCCGGTCATGGTGCGGATGTTCGGCCGGGCCAACTGGTGGCCGTTCTCGGGCTCGGCCTCGGCCTCCGCTGAGGAACAGCGCGGGTCCCTGGATTTATAG
- a CDS encoding MarR family transcriptional regulator produces MKKDAEEWINRYVDAYMVVTRQINARLRDIFGEGLTNDQFLILRLIAGQEKCTSTYLAEAVAVGKSSITAIINRLDEAGLIQRTRDENDRRQVYLSMTEQGKSVYSTSEKQMQDVISPYLFHFEDHDIERFITMFEKLAFLMQDTGGRNN; encoded by the coding sequence TTGAAAAAGGATGCGGAGGAATGGATTAACCGCTACGTGGATGCTTATATGGTCGTTACGCGGCAGATTAATGCGAGGCTCCGGGATATTTTTGGCGAAGGGCTGACGAATGACCAGTTTCTGATTCTGCGGCTGATTGCCGGGCAGGAGAAATGCACCTCCACCTATCTGGCCGAAGCTGTTGCCGTAGGCAAAAGCTCAATTACGGCCATCATCAACCGGCTCGATGAAGCAGGGCTGATCCAGCGGACCAGGGATGAGAATGACCGGCGCCAGGTCTATCTGTCTATGACAGAGCAGGGCAAGAGCGTCTATAGTACTTCAGAGAAGCAGATGCAGGATGTTATCTCACCTTATTTGTTTCATTTCGAGGATCATGACATCGAGCGGTTCATCACGATGTTTGAGAAGCTGGCATTTCTGATGCAGGATACGGGAGGTAGAAATAATTGA
- a CDS encoding HNH endonuclease signature motif containing protein, translating to MKDQASSKCELCGRSPLATTVHHLIPREKGGAMLPTALLCKACHRQIHALYTNNDLIALGLTTLDNLRKDLRIAAYLKWITKQPPGSEPKLRKSKRVRGGR from the coding sequence ATGAAAGACCAAGCCTCCAGCAAGTGTGAGCTATGCGGCCGTTCCCCTCTTGCCACTACCGTTCATCATCTCATTCCCCGGGAAAAAGGGGGAGCGATGCTGCCTACCGCACTTCTGTGTAAGGCTTGCCACCGGCAGATTCATGCGCTGTATACCAATAATGATCTCATCGCTCTTGGCTTGACCACACTGGACAATCTCCGTAAGGACCTCCGGATTGCCGCTTATCTCAAATGGATTACGAAGCAGCCGCCAGGCTCTGAGCCCAAGCTCCGCAAATCAAAACGTGTACGCGGCGGACGGTAG
- a CDS encoding GNAT family N-acetyltransferase: MLIDLKPRAQNPEVNELLAYAVIDDPEELERTTAEYGTQAALQLCGWEEDGLLLGLTGFEVTEDGSLDIRHIAVLPENRGKGYARGMILELVTSREPRYVVAETEDVIAADFYRSLGFMVYSLGENAAGIEMFRCVYEVEETEDEE, translated from the coding sequence ATGCTGATTGATTTAAAGCCGCGGGCCCAAAACCCCGAGGTAAATGAGCTGCTGGCGTATGCAGTAATCGATGATCCGGAGGAGCTGGAACGCACGACTGCGGAGTATGGCACGCAGGCTGCGCTGCAGCTCTGCGGCTGGGAAGAGGACGGGCTGCTGCTCGGACTTACCGGCTTTGAAGTGACAGAAGACGGCTCGCTGGATATCCGTCATATTGCGGTGCTGCCGGAGAACCGCGGCAAGGGGTATGCGCGCGGAATGATTCTTGAGCTGGTCACGAGCCGTGAACCGCGGTATGTGGTCGCGGAGACTGAAGATGTGATAGCCGCAGATTTTTACCGCAGCCTCGGGTTTATGGTCTACAGTCTGGGTGAGAACGCTGCCGGAATTGAAATGTTCCGCTGTGTATACGAGGTTGAAGAGACTGAGGATGAAGAGTAA
- the psiE gene encoding phosphate-starvation-inducible protein PsiE: MKIMSKFGLVPVVLQWVLNLSLVVLALILVIFLGKETLYIFSYINNGTHVSKLELLEGILVYFLYFEFIALIIKYFEAKYHFPLRYFIYIGITAIIRLIIIDHESPLDTILYSGAILVLVVTLYLANTKQLKRE; this comes from the coding sequence ATGAAAATAATGAGTAAATTCGGCCTTGTGCCGGTGGTGCTGCAATGGGTGCTGAATCTGTCGCTGGTAGTTCTCGCTTTAATCCTGGTAATCTTCCTTGGTAAGGAAACCCTCTATATCTTCAGCTACATTAATAATGGTACACACGTATCCAAGCTGGAGCTGCTCGAAGGGATACTGGTCTATTTCCTGTACTTCGAATTCATTGCGCTGATCATCAAATATTTCGAAGCCAAATACCATTTCCCGCTGCGTTATTTCATCTATATCGGCATTACCGCGATCATCCGCCTGATCATCATTGACCATGAGAGTCCGCTGGATACGATTCTCTACTCCGGTGCCATCCTTGTGCTGGTGGTTACCCTCTATCTGGCTAATACGAAGCAGTTGAAGCGGGAATAG
- a CDS encoding DUF4179 domain-containing protein — MNEQQLEERLAGLKEKALPELPDQVKARMENTYLMIGGQAGTGLEATDLHGEAETARVHRKQHTWLSRILISAASAAAVLVLVISLGFVSPAMAETLKKLPFLDSVFRLAGDTGLQKANEAGLTSEIRHSVTHGGITLTVSEQMYDGSRLSLVLTRSQGVYAHESFSDTWVIPDPETGQRNEIEFFVDGELVNTAWGVAPGGLEAPDSVIVTTLNSGNLQVPDQFDFKMRVYIPEEAEPFIFEFPVSKHTLEGFVLTPDEIKVHDHIRLQIKRLEVSRTTTMLEAEVIGEPGAGIQALEAAIPEKYKVNGHFALGIELTDEQGREVQMISGNGTGGGDILSYSFGFEPFETTPEYIVIKPYTGKEGGLKAYIPELEITVPVK, encoded by the coding sequence ATGAATGAGCAGCAATTAGAGGAACGGCTGGCCGGCTTGAAGGAAAAGGCCCTCCCGGAGCTGCCGGATCAGGTGAAGGCCCGCATGGAGAACACTTACCTGATGATCGGCGGCCAGGCCGGAACCGGGCTTGAAGCTACGGACCTGCACGGCGAAGCAGAAACAGCCAGAGTGCACCGTAAACAACACACCTGGCTGTCCCGGATACTCATCAGTGCAGCGTCAGCTGCCGCAGTGCTGGTGCTGGTGATCAGCCTCGGATTTGTCTCCCCGGCAATGGCGGAAACGCTGAAGAAGCTGCCGTTCCTGGACAGTGTATTCAGGCTGGCCGGAGACACGGGGCTGCAAAAAGCAAATGAGGCGGGGCTGACTTCAGAGATCCGGCATAGCGTTACACATGGTGGGATCACACTGACCGTATCGGAGCAAATGTATGACGGGAGCCGCTTATCGCTGGTGCTGACCCGGTCGCAGGGCGTGTATGCACATGAGTCCTTTTCCGATACATGGGTCATTCCTGATCCTGAGACCGGGCAAAGAAATGAAATTGAGTTTTTTGTGGATGGAGAACTTGTAAACACGGCATGGGGCGTTGCACCCGGCGGGCTGGAGGCACCTGACTCTGTCATTGTTACAACACTGAATTCAGGCAATCTGCAAGTCCCGGACCAGTTTGATTTCAAAATGCGGGTTTACATTCCCGAAGAAGCTGAGCCCTTCATTTTCGAGTTCCCGGTGAGCAAGCATACACTTGAAGGCTTCGTGCTCACTCCGGATGAGATTAAAGTCCACGATCATATCCGTCTGCAGATTAAGCGGCTGGAGGTAAGCCGGACTACGACCATGCTGGAGGCAGAGGTAATAGGGGAGCCTGGAGCAGGAATCCAAGCGTTAGAAGCGGCTATTCCGGAGAAATATAAGGTCAACGGCCATTTCGCCCTCGGAATTGAGCTTACGGATGAACAGGGACGGGAGGTTCAGATGATTAGCGGCAACGGTACAGGCGGAGGGGATATCCTGTCCTACAGCTTTGGATTTGAACCCTTTGAAACGACGCCGGAGTATATTGTAATCAAGCCTTATACCGGGAAGGAGGGCGGACTGAAGGCGTATATTCCGGAGCTGGAGATCACGGTTCCTGTAAAATAG
- a CDS encoding VanZ family protein yields MIAISNNRKRRSGGKPLAGRQVLPQGRRILAWLLLIAYSAMLIYWMFLGFGRAVQTEGPLRYNLEPLRTIRLYFDLSNGVSYSGRLVNLLGNVAVFVPFGILLPLVKPRYNSLFRLTLISVLGIFVLELMQMLLRVGSLDVDDLLLNLLGVWAGYALVRLIRD; encoded by the coding sequence GTGATAGCAATCTCTAATAACCGTAAACGCCGTTCCGGAGGGAAACCTCTGGCGGGCAGACAGGTTCTGCCGCAGGGGCGGAGGATCCTGGCCTGGCTGCTGCTGATTGCTTATAGCGCCATGCTCATCTACTGGATGTTTCTCGGTTTTGGGCGGGCGGTGCAGACCGAAGGACCGCTGCGCTACAATCTGGAACCGCTGCGTACAATACGTTTATATTTTGATCTGAGCAATGGGGTCTCTTATTCGGGCAGGCTGGTCAATTTACTGGGCAATGTTGCGGTGTTCGTCCCGTTTGGCATTCTGCTGCCGCTGGTTAAGCCGCGTTACAACTCTTTGTTCCGGTTGACGCTGATCTCCGTTCTGGGTATATTCGTGCTGGAGCTAATGCAGATGCTGCTGCGGGTCGGCAGCCTGGATGTAGATGATCTGCTGCTTAATCTGCTGGGTGTCTGGGCAGGTTATGCACTGGTACGGCTGATTAGGGACTAG